The Theobroma cacao cultivar B97-61/B2 chromosome 1, Criollo_cocoa_genome_V2, whole genome shotgun sequence genome contains the following window.
ACCCTCGTACTAATTATTCTCTTCTTCACATGGTCCACTTCTTTATTCATCCCCTAGATCGGATATAACAAACTTAATGTTGGCCAATATGCCAACTTTATAATCTTTGAATGCCTTAATTCATAGATTTATTTTACTGCCTTAATTTTGTTATGCTTACCCATTACTTTGTCTTAAGACATAAACCAATGATGAGTTGAAGTAAACTTTCCGCTAGAAGAGGAATAATTCGTAAGTACTGTATGTTATTAAGTAAAAttcatggtttttttttttgaccaAAAGAATTATGAGTATATACTTAGTATCTTTGATACAAACTCCACACCACCTTTTATCATTTGTATTAAGGTCAAGTGGCAACTCATGTCACCTTATCTACTCATGTAATTATTCTAATCAAAGTGAATGGAAATGAAATCTAACCCGTCCTTTATGATATGCCAATTTGATGGTTTAGTGGACACTATAATAATGTACCAGGAGCCGCTGATCCTTGTGTTTGGGAGGGGGAGCTTATCCttgataattgaatttgaagcTCATTTCTCCTCTGGTTCCGAGAAAACTGAGTTGTGAGCCACACCCAAAGTCCTCTACCCATCAACATTCTCTGAATGCAGCTCTCCAAACGTATTTTCATCTGACGAATGACCGTGATTAACATTGCAATTGCAGATGCCAGGCctgataaaataaacaaacctgAGAAGGGCCCTGGTCCTATTCCTCGTTTCATGGTGCCATCAATAGTTGAACTTGAACAATCCGAAAAAGATAACATTTCTTCCCGCATTTGCTTGAATTTTCCGCTCTTTATTAATCTAAGCATCGCCTCTGACATCTCTGGAACTAAAGAAGAACCCCGTGGAAACACCTATAACACAAAGCTAAAAATGGTAAAAAGACATGTCCAAAAGCTTGAACAACAAACAAGGCTAAATAACCAAAACCAATAGTGGAAGTGAAGGGTATCGTTGATATTACAACTATAGAACCACGTAGATTACGGTATGGCCTCCACGTTGTGAAGCCTTTGCAGTATTTTGCAAGGAAAACATCGGCATAAGGCGTCAAAAGGAATGCAGCCTTTATCTTTCCACTTGATAGAGCCTTGGCATAATCATCAATTGAAGACTGAGCAATGTTCTTGATATTATTTGGCTGGAACCCTAAGACCTCTACTATAAACCGGAAGATAATAGAGTCTCCATCACAACCGATAATAGCATTTGTTATCTTGAGATTTTCTATATCCAAATAAGATGGCTCAGTCTCTGAGCTTGTTATCATGGAAGTAAAACTTGCTGTATAGGTTGAAGTGACAACCAGGATCAGGATTAACCATGGGGCCAGCACAAAATAAGTCAAGCTGCTCCTGGCAGATTCTCCTGCAATATGAACAGTTTATGAATAACTGATCAGCATTCCTTCATTCTTGAATTATTCCCTTTCTTACTTACATTCGAAacttttcgtttcataaattaattttcaatccCAATTGCAACGACGAACTAgacataaaaaattgaatacaaAACAAAGACCAAATCGTCCCATTCCAAATTAAAATCAGTCCCATAATAACTCAGAAACAGAGGCAGCAGATTCCCCGAACAAGAGTATACAAAACAGAGTAACTCCGCTATCTTAGCCATCCCCTTTAGAACATCCACTATTGAACCAGAAAGAGCGAGCTCCACTCCTCAAGCAAAACTACAAGTTCCTATTTCTATTTACCCAAAAAAGTTACTTTCCATGATAGTATAACAAACTTGGACATCCTTTATTCGTCCACAAGTAATTCAGTCATGTGGCGTCTTTGCCACAACTAGAGCTTATCTTTGTATGTTTCTTTGCCAAGTCGGTGTTTCATGCCAATAGGAGTCTCTAGCATTTACAGCTTGAGACTAATAATGACATATTGACTGTATGGCTAATAAAATccacctttaaaaaaaaaaaagtcatgtGGCAGCAGATAATGTAAGAAGTAGAAAGCAAGGTGTAGAGAGTCGCAAAAGAGAACCAGAAGACAGCTAAGGACCCTAGTATTAGCTTTGGGGTTAGATCTAGGTGCTTGTATTCTACAATGTAGTGCTCAACGTTAATTCCATATAAAAAACATGCTCAAGGGCAAGGTGAAATgcgtaaatttaaaattaaccaaaaataGATTATCTTACTATGTCCTCCGTAGAATAGAGTCGCAAAAGAGAACCAGAAGAAAGCTCCAACTTGTCTAGAAGGCAAGTTACCACCAGATTCATTACCAGTTCTATGTTCAACTAAGCAAATAACAAAAGCAGTGAAGACAGTCATTAATGCCAAAGTAAGCCACATCTCATCGGTGAAAGGGCTCATGAATGAAAAAACTTGGTTCAATTCAATATCTTTCCTCATCACTATCACCGGTCCTACTTCAAGATAGGGATATGAGAATTCTACAAGCTGGGACCGTTCCTCTTTAATTACTGTTAAGCCAACAGCTGCATCAAAAGTCTTCAATGTACAAAAAAGAAGTTCAAATTTCAATTAGTCAAATGATGTTCGATAATATTTTGTCAATTTTCATATATGATCTTTTTTCACTGGATTTGGTCATAGCCTCATAGGGGATAACCACGTTATAAAGcattttaagaaaaactttcGAAAATGTTAGCTGGAGATTAATCTATTCATATATTTACTGAGATTGAGAGCTTGCATGAATTATGAACTAGCACAATGCATGTGCAGATAGCTTGTGGAGTTAGTTTTGTGTGTTTCAGTCAGCTTTGCTGAAATGTCAGTAAGCATGTGAGTGTCATGCAATGCAGCCAATGCATGCATGGACTAGATTtctgttcatatatttttgtaagtttatttttctaattaattccACCTACATCTTCTGGTCATAGTAGAGCTAAAATCTACTTACATGTTTACATCACAGTACAGTTAGCACTAACAATAAGCAGCTGGAGAAGTGCACGGATAAGGAACAACAAACCTCGTGAGCAACTTCCTTCAGCAATTGATCCTCAGAACCGTAAAATGGAACCAGTTTGTAAGTGGTATTGACTGGCATCATTGCAACAGCTGCTTTAAAGATATCAATCCAAAACCCTGTTATTTGCGTTTCTCTGTGGTTCTCGTCATGACTTGTGTTGGCAAACTGCCAGGGAATCGATCTTACTGGTACGGCGATGGTTAACTCAGTATAATACTGAAGTGGCCGGGATGTCGAAAATGATAGAGTAGCAGCCATTTGAATAATCCCACCTGCATTTTGCTTTGGATGGCTATTCATGTTGAAAGTGACGATTTCTAAATCACTAACCCTGTCCGACTCATCGTCGACAAACGTCCCAGGCTTCAACCACTGGTAATTGCCAATTACACTAGCAATTTGGCGAGTAATTTCATACATATGACGAGAAATGTAACTCGTTGACGATTCGTTTTCCATTATTGATTTAGCCTTTGCAGGCAGAGCACAAAGTACGGTCGCTTTGGTTCTTCTGGTAACCTCATTTATTGCAGCGGTAATTGCAGCTTCATAATTTGTGACCGTACAAAGAATTGGTAAATTTTGTGAAGTCAGATTCCTCATGGCCACATAAGATTGATAAGACTCTGCAATATTCAACAGCTTCATGTTGTCAGATCTGTTGCTTTAATCATACATGCATTAATTCAACAAAGAAATACTACGTACTTTTAAAGCTTGAACCATTTTGGTAGCAAGTCATTTCTTGTAGAAAAGAATACATGATGAGCCTTCACTATTTTAGAGCAACCTTACAAGTTGGAATACTAGCAGTAGCATATATATAAGAATAGAAGATGTAATTACAGgagaaaatatattgaattaaacTTAAGCTGCAAATTGTTATCTTGGTTACTAGAGCCTAGAAACAAAActaaatgatgaaggaaaggtaaaatcataattgattaaaaaaattattactaaCTAAAATAGACCACTAATTCTTAACATAATTGGAGTTTGATGACGCTAAGaaataatcaaatcaaataattagaAACACTGTAATCTTCCTTAGGTCAAACCTCAAGATGAATGACAGAATTTTCGAAATAGAAGTacatatctatatatacataccatcCAGATCTATGGGAGTAACTTTCCCATGCGAATGGTTGAATCTTAATTGGATTTGGTGTGCAACTCCCCGGGCGTTACAACGCATTATACATTGATCGTCCCCGTTAACTTTCTCTTCTCCATCTCTTATCGCGCTACAATTTGATGACGGTAAAAGCAATAGcaacagaaagaaaaagagcttGGCAAAGGTGCTACTCATTTCCTCCTGCCTGAagctgaaattttttttttcgattGTTGTAATTGAATCTCCTTCCCTTTGAGTGTTGGCCATCTGTCAAGGGAAGGcgaattttttaattttgggtcGACGTTGGACTTCCCTCGCGTCTTCTGACGTTCCTGTCATGTAATATAAAATACCTTGCGGAGCTTCcttgctctttcactctctttCGAAATTTCATGGTAATTGTTTAGGGGGTATGTTGCGTTGAAGAACGAGCATTGAGATGCAAGCCAGCTTTGAGTTGAAAATTAGCCCTCCCTTCGTAATTCTAGaaaagagtttaaattatattaagatGAAAAACCGTCACGTCAGGGCAACGTCAGCCGAGAGAAGGGCAAAGTTCCTGGTAATCAACGTGGTTAGGACATTTGCAGTCCTTGAATGGGATGGGAGAGTAAGTCAAAAATTGCAGGAGTTATGGGTATCTATTGGCCACGTCCACAATAAATGGAGATTGATACGATTGGCGGGTGGAAGTGGGGCAGAATGAGTTGTCGAGAGTCATACTGGcaaaatacaaattaaaaagagGGCAGTTGGCTGCTGTTCATCGCTTGAAGCAGTACAGGGGTACCCTCTCCCGTGGATGATATCAACGGAGTGCAATGGAAGCTACGTTTGAAAAAGGTAAGGTGAGTCGACTGGCTAGGGGAGGGGGCGTCCTTCCGAAAGAGTAGGACCATGCTGTGCTACCGACGGGGGAGTCTTAGGGCGGGAGACGGTAACAACGGCTCAGACTAGGCTTGAGATTACTGGTGAAGTTGAAGCTGCAGATTTAGGGACAAAGCTTTTGGGTGgtttgttattcttttaagTAGTATGCAATGGCGATGGGGTATGTAGCATCTGGAGGCTCACGAGTGCAGTTCTTACTCAGGCAGCTTGTTTGGGTAACAGGGGTTTCACCTCTGATGCTCTCACCGAGCACTGAGGCAAGGCAGGATGTTCGGGACGGTGATGCTTCAAATTTCTCCACGTTCCTGTGGAGATATCGGCTGATCAAAAGCAACAATAGGTTTCTGTATCCCCATCTGGTGGAGGAAAGGTGGTTATATGTCAGGGGTGCGTTAGTGTGTTTATGTCTTGTTATGGCTGGACGTTCTGTGTAACATCGGGGGCTGGTTCCTGTGTTCAGGAATGGGTACTAGACGTTTAATGGTGTATTTAAAGTGGTGTGGTCAAATTAGGCCTCGTCCCTTCGAGGTTTAggagtttttagtttttgctGGAGAGGCCGAGTGACGGTTATGAATTagaagtttttcttctttttgtattCTTTATTGACCAGTTTTCTCCAGTAACTGATTGACTATCTCAACTAAATGGTAAATAGTAAATACATACCGGAGAGGGGTAATATAAGTAAACAAATTCCCGCCGGAGGGAACGCTGAAATCCTTTTTGTTGCGCAGGCAACAATGAAAAGGCTGAGGCCACCATCATAATGGTTGCTTCAAGAGCCCAGTTACTTGTTGGTATAAGCTGATATGGTTTCCTCCCACATATTCAACTCCTTTCTGATACATAAGCAGTACGTAGCATATGGCAGTAAGATTCATGCTAATAATTATCAGATTACAGATGCTGGAAATTCCCTGACATTTTTTTGCCTGCTAATTTGATGACTTAACCCACATGATAATGTACCAGGagttgtatatatatatatatatttactgaTTGGAACTTATTCTTGCAAGTCGGAGCTCATTTGTTGTCTGATTATTAGGAGAGAAGAGAATTGTCAACCACACCAAAAGCCCCCTACCCATCAACATTCTCTGAATGCAGCTCTCCCAACGTCTTTTCAATAAACGAATGACTGTAATTGCCAATGCAGTTGCTGAAGCACCTCCTGATAGAATGAACAAACCTGAAAAGACCCCAGGCCCAATTCCTTGGGGAAAAGTTTCATCAGATGTTGAACTTGAACAATTTGAAATGGATAGCGTATCTTCCTCCATTTGCTGCAATTCCCCTGCCTCCTTCAGATTAAGAATCGCCTCTGACATATCTGCAGCCAATGGAGAACCCCTTGGGAACACCTATAACACAAGatcttaaaacaaattaatggTATACATATTCTTAAACCACCTGGAAGCTTGAACAATGGCCAAGAAAGACTAACTATAAAAGCAGTACTGAAAAATTTAACTGAAAGAGAATAGTTGAGATTACAAATCCAAAACTGCCTAGATTGTAGGCAGGTCCCGACTTTGCAAAGGCGCAGCAGTATCTTGCAAGGAAAACATTGGCGTCAGGCATTAATAAGAATGCAGCCTTTACATTTCCACTTGATAAAGCGTTGGCACAGTCATCAACTGAAGCCATCTTTCTTATATTCTTTCGCTTGAATCCCAAACTTTTCACTAAATATGTGACGGTAAAAGAATTTCCATCAGTAGCAATAGCTGCATTTGTCTTTCTGAGTGAATCAGCATTCAAGTGAGATGGCTCGTCAGCTTGTGAACTTGCTACCATAGAACTAAGGCTTGCGGTAAAGGTCGTCGTGACAATCAGGATAAGAATTAGCCATGGAACCAGCACATAAAAAGACAATTTGTTCCTGGGTCCTGCAAATAAAAGGTCTTACTCTTTAACTACTGCTGTTAAGAGCCTTTCTCGTAGCATTTTCTATTTTACTCTTCTACTATTTTTTCTCAtacatttgaaattttactGCCTGTATACCTTAGTagcattttagagagaaaccTAGTAAATGGATTAGGCTACAAtgcaaatgaataaataaatacttaATACTATAAACATGAAATTCTTTGAAACAGTCTTAGAAGCGGCTCTGTTTTTCAAGAATTTCTGATCTTAAAAACTTTCCACAACATTTAAAGtatgagccaaaaaaaatgacattaaacCTAATATTTATTGTAATTATAATATGCGAGGCtagaatttattaaaaataatctctagaaaattaaagcaaaaaatatgtatgtaCATGCCTGAAATTGAAAtcagagaaaataaaattgacaATGAAGCAACGAAAATTTTATATGCTTTCATAAAAAGAGCAAAATAATTAAGGAAAGCAGGTGAGTGCTGCCAGAGTCATCTAAAAACaggaaaacataaaaattggATGTCAGTTTTCATGCACTGAATTCATGGTAAATCAGCAAGGTAATAGATTGACTAATTAGTGGTAGACAAATTGTCTGGAAATTTAGACAGT
Protein-coding sequences here:
- the LOC18611125 gene encoding glutamate receptor 3.5; amino-acid sequence: MANTQREGDSITTIEKKNFSFRQEEMSSTFAKLFFFLLLLLLPSSNCSAIRDGEEKVNGDDQCIMRCNARGVAHQIQLRFNHSHGKVTPIDLDESYQSYVAMRNLTSQNLPILCTVTNYEAAITAAINEVTRRTKATVLCALPAKAKSIMENESSTSYISRHMYEITRQIASVIGNYQWLKPGTFVDDESDRVSDLEIVTFNMNSHPKQNAGGIIQMAATLSFSTSRPLQYYTELTIAVPVRSIPWQFANTSHDENHRETQITGFWIDIFKAAVAMMPVNTTYKLVPFYGSEDQLLKEVAHETFDAAVGLTVIKEERSQLVEFSYPYLEVGPVIVMRKDIELNQVFSFMSPFTDEMWLTLALMTVFTAFVICLVEHRTGNESGGNLPSRQVGAFFWFSFATLFYGGHRESARSSLTYFVLAPWLILILVVTSTYTASFTSMITSSETEPSYLDIENLKITNAIIGCDGDSIIFRFIVEVLGFQPNNIKNIAQSSIDDYAKALSSGKIKAAFLLTPYADVFLAKYCKGFTTWRPYRNLRGSIVVFPRGSSLVPEMSEAMLRLIKSGKFKQMREEMLSFSDCSSSTIDGTMKRGIGPGPFSGLFILSGLASAIAMLITVIRQMKIRLESCIQRMLMGRGLWVWLTTQFSRNQRRNELQIQLSRISSPSQTQGSAAPGTLL